A genomic stretch from Diachasmimorpha longicaudata isolate KC_UGA_2023 chromosome 2, iyDiaLong2, whole genome shotgun sequence includes:
- the Lap gene encoding phosphatidylinositol-binding clathrin assembly protein isoform X14, protein MAGQTINDRLLAARHSIAGQGLAKSVCKATTEEMIGPKKKHLDYLIHCTNEPNVSIPQLANLLVERSQNTNWTVVFKALITVHHMMCYGNERFTQYLASSNSTFQLSNFLDKSGVQAGARVGYDMSPFIRRYAKYLNEKAMSYRSVAFDFCKVKRGKEDGTLRTMNAEKLLKTLPVLQAQLDALLEFDCSANDLTNGVISMCFMLLFRDLIRLFACYNDGIINLLEKYFDMNKKQCRDALDLYKKFLIRMDRVGEFLKVAENVGIDKGDIPDLTKAPSSLLDALEQHLASLEGKKGSAANTPTQSASNRTNVKSGVSALSSTSTAFGTAASNARLDQTGNGHIDEALRQQALAEEEAAMNQYKAKVQSPSGGPSTNPFLASPTGGNQPIVDLFSSASANEAQKASDDLLQLAGNPFADMFGAPQSGAPVQSAPPANTMWMANGNGFVAPTPPASNNFVTDNNFSSVFGGQDQQTTAAQGSAVPNPFMADFSAPQPVNTASSIGLFDQSSVSDQQKGGDLFSAGGQADLFGGESADNKVDTSEMDYSGVQSGIQVAGINAKSTATPPPRPPPPSAGSNDTPRAASPSGGATSSKSAFDDLNDSIRMALGGSPSRPSPAVQQPPHVQQITQQQLTQQQGFGVFDVTGGGVQAGTGQTVVGTVTGYGVPTTQVPVGYGSPVKQPMAAAGQTGASTGGSKVLTGDLDSSLASLAQNLSINKSAQPQVKGMQWNSPKNTAKTGGPAGWTPQPMAATTGAGYRPMGQGMTQLPPATTFGFPTQSAPLGMQGMPMGMQGMRPMMGGIPGAPAAPGGMMVAGGNAPMMMPGSNPMMGATIQQQPPQSNQAQGNAVQLDPFGAL, encoded by the exons ATGGCTGGACAGACCATCAACGACAGGCTTTTGGCAGCCAGACACAGTATTGCCGGTCAGGGATTGGCGAAATCGGTATGCAAGGCCACCACCGAGGAGATGATAGGACCCAAGAAGAAACACTTGGACT ATTTAATACACTGTACGAATGAGCCGAATGTCTCTATACCCCAATTGGCAAATCTCCTGGTGGAACGTTCGCAGAACACAAACTGGACAGTCGTATTTAAAGCTCTAATTACGGTTCACCATATGATGTGCTATGGAAACGAG AGATTCACGCAGTACCTCGCTTCGAGCAACAGCACGTTCCAGCTCAGCAATTTCCTGGACAAAAGCGGTGTGCAAG CAGGAGCACGTGTTG GGTACGATATGTCACCTTTTATCAGACGATACGCTAAATACTTGAATGAGAAGGCGATGTCTTACAGAAGTGTAGCCTTTGATTTCTGCAAAGTCAAGAGAGG GAAGGAGGATGGCACATTACGTACAATGAATGCCGAGAAACTACTCAAGACATTACCAGTGTTGCAAGCACAACTCGATGCACTACTTGAATTCGACTGTTCTGCTAACGATCTTACGAATGGCGTCATCAGTATGTGCTTCATGCTCCTCTTCAGAGACCTGATAAGGCTCTTTGCTTGCTATAACGAtggaattataaatttattgg AAAAGTATTTTGATATGAATAAGAAGCAGTGCCGCGATGCCCTGGATTTGTACAAAAAATTCTTAATACGAATGGACAGAgttggagaatttttgaaaGTTGCTGAG AATGTTGGCATCGACAAGGGAGACATTCCGGATTTGACGAAGGCACCAAGCAGCCTATTGGACGCTTTGGAACAACATCTAGCTTCCTTAGAGGGGAAAAAAGGCTCTGCTGCCAATACACCCACTCAGTCCGCCAG CAATAGAACGAATGTAAAGTCGGGAGTGTCCGCACTATCTTCCACCAGTACGGCGTTCGGAACAGCAGCTAGCAATGCACGTCTTGATCAGACTGGAAATGGGCATATTGATGAGGCATTGAGACAACAGGCACTTGCTGAGGAGGAGGCAGCCATGAATCAATATAAG GCAAAAGTACAGTCACCGTCCGGAGGACCGAGCACCAATCCATTCCTTGCGTCACCAACGGGTGGAAATCAAccaatagttgatttattcaGTTCCGCATCTGCTAATGAG GCTCAAAAAGCTTCAGATGATTTGCTTCAACTGGCGGGTAATCCCTTCGCAGATATGTTTGGAGCCCCTCAATCTGGTGCTCCAGTTCAATCAGCCCCGCCAGCAAATACCATGTGGATGGCCAACGGTAATG GTTTCGTCGCACCAACACCGCCAGCAAGTAATAACTTTGTTACAGATAACAACTTCTCCTCCGTATTTGGTGGTCAAGATCAACAGACGA CTGCCGCTCAAGGATCGGCCGTTCCTAATCCTTTCATGGCGGATTTTTCCGCTCCCCAACCGGTTAATACAGCATCGAGCATCGGACTGTTTGATCAGTCATCAGTATCAGATCAACAAAAGGGCGGAGACCTTTTCAGTGCTGGGGGACAGGCTGATTTATTCGGTGGTGAATCAGCAGATAATAAAGTTGATACAAGTGAAATGGATTACTCTGGTGTACAATCAGGTATCCAGGTCGCTGGTATTAATGCCAAATCAACTGCTACTCCACCACCAAGACCGCCTCCTCCCTCAGCTGGTAGTAATGATACACCACGTGCAGCATCACCATCGGGTGGTGCAACATCGAGTAAAAGTGCATTCGACGATTTGAATGATAGTATACGTATGGCTCTGGGTGGGTCTCCGTCTCGTCCATCGCCCGCTGTGCAACAACCACCACACGTACAACAAATAACACAACAGCAATTAACACAACAGCAAGGCTTTGGAGTGTTTGATGTGACTGGTGGTGGTGTACAAGCGGGAACTGGACAAACCGTTGTCGGTACTGTAACCGGTTATGGTGTTCCCACCACCCAAGTACCCGTTGGATACGGCTCTCCGGTCAAGCAGCCAATGGCAG CTGCCGGACAAACTGGGGCTTCTACTGGGGGGAGCAAAGTACTCACTGGGGATCTTGATAGCAGTTTGGCGAGTCTCGCACAGAATCTTAGCATCAATAAGAGTGCACAGCCTCAAGTCAA GGGAATGCAATGGAACTCGCCAAAAAATACAGCAAAAACTGGAGGACCCGCTGGCTGGACACCTCAACCGATGGCAGCCACCACTGGTGCCGGCTATCGACCGATG GGCCAAGGAATGACGCAACTTCCTCCAGCCACCACTTTTGGCTTTCCCACCCAGTCTGCACCATTG
- the Lap gene encoding phosphatidylinositol-binding clathrin assembly protein isoform X3, whose translation MAGQTINDRLLAARHSIAGQGLAKSVCKATTEEMIGPKKKHLDYLIHCTNEPNVSIPQLANLLVERSQNTNWTVVFKALITVHHMMCYGNERFTQYLASSNSTFQLSNFLDKSGVQGIRDRINVPVNELSLFLRYDMSPFIRRYAKYLNEKAMSYRSVAFDFCKVKRGKEDGTLRTMNAEKLLKTLPVLQAQLDALLEFDCSANDLTNGVISMCFMLLFRDLIRLFACYNDGIINLLEKYFDMNKKQCRDALDLYKKFLIRMDRVGEFLKVAENVGIDKGDIPDLTKAPSSLLDALEQHLASLEGKKGSAANTPTQSASSNRTNVKSGVSALSSTSTAFGTAASNARLDQTGNGHIDEALRQQALAEEEAAMNQYKAKVQSPSGGPSTNPFLASPTGGNQPIVDLFSSASANEAQKASDDLLQLAGNPFADMFGAPQSGAPVQSAPPANTMWMANGFVAPTPPASNNFVTDNNFSSVFGGQDQQTTAAQGSAVPNPFMADFSAPQPVNTASSIGLFDQSSVSDQQKGGDLFSAGGQADLFGGESADNKVDTSEMDYSGVQSGIQVAGINAKSTATPPPRPPPPSAGSNDTPRAASPSGGATSSKSAFDDLNDSIRMALGGSPSRPSPAVQQPPHVQQITQQQLTQQQGFGVFDVTGGGVQAGTGQTVVGTVTGYGVPTTQVPVGYGSPVKQPMAGFDGVGSVLLPSSTTVSGANNVSAAGQTGASTGGSKVLTGDLDSSLASLAQNLSINKSAQPQVKGMQWNSPKNTAKTGGPAGWTPQPMAATTGAGYRPMGQGMTQLPPATTFGFPTQSAPLGMQGMPMGMQGMRPMMGGIPGAPAAPGGMMVAGGNAPMMMPGSNPMMGATIQQQPPQSNQAQGNAVQLDPFGAL comes from the exons ATGGCTGGACAGACCATCAACGACAGGCTTTTGGCAGCCAGACACAGTATTGCCGGTCAGGGATTGGCGAAATCGGTATGCAAGGCCACCACCGAGGAGATGATAGGACCCAAGAAGAAACACTTGGACT ATTTAATACACTGTACGAATGAGCCGAATGTCTCTATACCCCAATTGGCAAATCTCCTGGTGGAACGTTCGCAGAACACAAACTGGACAGTCGTATTTAAAGCTCTAATTACGGTTCACCATATGATGTGCTATGGAAACGAG AGATTCACGCAGTACCTCGCTTCGAGCAACAGCACGTTCCAGCTCAGCAATTTCCTGGACAAAAGCGGTGTGCAAG GAATTCGGGATAGGATTAACGTTCCGGTGAATGAACTAAGCCTCTTCTTAA GGTACGATATGTCACCTTTTATCAGACGATACGCTAAATACTTGAATGAGAAGGCGATGTCTTACAGAAGTGTAGCCTTTGATTTCTGCAAAGTCAAGAGAGG GAAGGAGGATGGCACATTACGTACAATGAATGCCGAGAAACTACTCAAGACATTACCAGTGTTGCAAGCACAACTCGATGCACTACTTGAATTCGACTGTTCTGCTAACGATCTTACGAATGGCGTCATCAGTATGTGCTTCATGCTCCTCTTCAGAGACCTGATAAGGCTCTTTGCTTGCTATAACGAtggaattataaatttattgg AAAAGTATTTTGATATGAATAAGAAGCAGTGCCGCGATGCCCTGGATTTGTACAAAAAATTCTTAATACGAATGGACAGAgttggagaatttttgaaaGTTGCTGAG AATGTTGGCATCGACAAGGGAGACATTCCGGATTTGACGAAGGCACCAAGCAGCCTATTGGACGCTTTGGAACAACATCTAGCTTCCTTAGAGGGGAAAAAAGGCTCTGCTGCCAATACACCCACTCAGTCCGCCAG CAGCAATAGAACGAATGTAAAGTCGGGAGTGTCCGCACTATCTTCCACCAGTACGGCGTTCGGAACAGCAGCTAGCAATGCACGTCTTGATCAGACTGGAAATGGGCATATTGATGAGGCATTGAGACAACAGGCACTTGCTGAGGAGGAGGCAGCCATGAATCAATATAAG GCAAAAGTACAGTCACCGTCCGGAGGACCGAGCACCAATCCATTCCTTGCGTCACCAACGGGTGGAAATCAAccaatagttgatttattcaGTTCCGCATCTGCTAATGAG GCTCAAAAAGCTTCAGATGATTTGCTTCAACTGGCGGGTAATCCCTTCGCAGATATGTTTGGAGCCCCTCAATCTGGTGCTCCAGTTCAATCAGCCCCGCCAGCAAATACCATGTGGATGGCCAACG GTTTCGTCGCACCAACACCGCCAGCAAGTAATAACTTTGTTACAGATAACAACTTCTCCTCCGTATTTGGTGGTCAAGATCAACAGACGA CTGCCGCTCAAGGATCGGCCGTTCCTAATCCTTTCATGGCGGATTTTTCCGCTCCCCAACCGGTTAATACAGCATCGAGCATCGGACTGTTTGATCAGTCATCAGTATCAGATCAACAAAAGGGCGGAGACCTTTTCAGTGCTGGGGGACAGGCTGATTTATTCGGTGGTGAATCAGCAGATAATAAAGTTGATACAAGTGAAATGGATTACTCTGGTGTACAATCAGGTATCCAGGTCGCTGGTATTAATGCCAAATCAACTGCTACTCCACCACCAAGACCGCCTCCTCCCTCAGCTGGTAGTAATGATACACCACGTGCAGCATCACCATCGGGTGGTGCAACATCGAGTAAAAGTGCATTCGACGATTTGAATGATAGTATACGTATGGCTCTGGGTGGGTCTCCGTCTCGTCCATCGCCCGCTGTGCAACAACCACCACACGTACAACAAATAACACAACAGCAATTAACACAACAGCAAGGCTTTGGAGTGTTTGATGTGACTGGTGGTGGTGTACAAGCGGGAACTGGACAAACCGTTGTCGGTACTGTAACCGGTTATGGTGTTCCCACCACCCAAGTACCCGTTGGATACGGCTCTCCGGTCAAGCAGCCAATGGCAG GTTTCGATGGTGTGGGCTCGGTGTTATTGCCATCTTCTACGACTGTGTCTGGAGCTAATAACGTTTCAGCTGCCGGACAAACTGGGGCTTCTACTGGGGGGAGCAAAGTACTCACTGGGGATCTTGATAGCAGTTTGGCGAGTCTCGCACAGAATCTTAGCATCAATAAGAGTGCACAGCCTCAAGTCAA GGGAATGCAATGGAACTCGCCAAAAAATACAGCAAAAACTGGAGGACCCGCTGGCTGGACACCTCAACCGATGGCAGCCACCACTGGTGCCGGCTATCGACCGATG GGCCAAGGAATGACGCAACTTCCTCCAGCCACCACTTTTGGCTTTCCCACCCAGTCTGCACCATTG
- the Lap gene encoding phosphatidylinositol-binding clathrin assembly protein isoform X2, with protein MAGQTINDRLLAARHSIAGQGLAKSVCKATTEEMIGPKKKHLDYLIHCTNEPNVSIPQLANLLVERSQNTNWTVVFKALITVHHMMCYGNERFTQYLASSNSTFQLSNFLDKSGVQGIRDRINVPVNELSLFLRYDMSPFIRRYAKYLNEKAMSYRSVAFDFCKVKRGKEDGTLRTMNAEKLLKTLPVLQAQLDALLEFDCSANDLTNGVISMCFMLLFRDLIRLFACYNDGIINLLEKYFDMNKKQCRDALDLYKKFLIRMDRVGEFLKVAENVGIDKGDIPDLTKAPSSLLDALEQHLASLEGKKGSAANTPTQSASNRTNVKSGVSALSSTSTAFGTAASNARLDQTGNGHIDEALRQQALAEEEAAMNQYKAKVQSPSGGPSTNPFLASPTGGNQPIVDLFSSASANEAQKASDDLLQLAGNPFADMFGAPQSGAPVQSAPPANTMWMANGNGFVAPTPPASNNFVTDNNFSSVFGGQDQQTTAAQGSAVPNPFMADFSAPQPVNTASSIGLFDQSSVSDQQKGGDLFSAGGQADLFGGESADNKVDTSEMDYSGVQSGIQVAGINAKSTATPPPRPPPPSAGSNDTPRAASPSGGATSSKSAFDDLNDSIRMALGGSPSRPSPAVQQPPHVQQITQQQLTQQQGFGVFDVTGGGVQAGTGQTVVGTVTGYGVPTTQVPVGYGSPVKQPMAGFDGVGSVLLPSSTTVSGANNVSAAGQTGASTGGSKVLTGDLDSSLASLAQNLSINKSAQPQVKGMQWNSPKNTAKTGGPAGWTPQPMAATTGAGYRPMGQGMTQLPPATTFGFPTQSAPLGMQGMPMGMQGMRPMMGGIPGAPAAPGGMMVAGGNAPMMMPGSNPMMGATIQQQPPQSNQAQGNAVQLDPFGAL; from the exons ATGGCTGGACAGACCATCAACGACAGGCTTTTGGCAGCCAGACACAGTATTGCCGGTCAGGGATTGGCGAAATCGGTATGCAAGGCCACCACCGAGGAGATGATAGGACCCAAGAAGAAACACTTGGACT ATTTAATACACTGTACGAATGAGCCGAATGTCTCTATACCCCAATTGGCAAATCTCCTGGTGGAACGTTCGCAGAACACAAACTGGACAGTCGTATTTAAAGCTCTAATTACGGTTCACCATATGATGTGCTATGGAAACGAG AGATTCACGCAGTACCTCGCTTCGAGCAACAGCACGTTCCAGCTCAGCAATTTCCTGGACAAAAGCGGTGTGCAAG GAATTCGGGATAGGATTAACGTTCCGGTGAATGAACTAAGCCTCTTCTTAA GGTACGATATGTCACCTTTTATCAGACGATACGCTAAATACTTGAATGAGAAGGCGATGTCTTACAGAAGTGTAGCCTTTGATTTCTGCAAAGTCAAGAGAGG GAAGGAGGATGGCACATTACGTACAATGAATGCCGAGAAACTACTCAAGACATTACCAGTGTTGCAAGCACAACTCGATGCACTACTTGAATTCGACTGTTCTGCTAACGATCTTACGAATGGCGTCATCAGTATGTGCTTCATGCTCCTCTTCAGAGACCTGATAAGGCTCTTTGCTTGCTATAACGAtggaattataaatttattgg AAAAGTATTTTGATATGAATAAGAAGCAGTGCCGCGATGCCCTGGATTTGTACAAAAAATTCTTAATACGAATGGACAGAgttggagaatttttgaaaGTTGCTGAG AATGTTGGCATCGACAAGGGAGACATTCCGGATTTGACGAAGGCACCAAGCAGCCTATTGGACGCTTTGGAACAACATCTAGCTTCCTTAGAGGGGAAAAAAGGCTCTGCTGCCAATACACCCACTCAGTCCGCCAG CAATAGAACGAATGTAAAGTCGGGAGTGTCCGCACTATCTTCCACCAGTACGGCGTTCGGAACAGCAGCTAGCAATGCACGTCTTGATCAGACTGGAAATGGGCATATTGATGAGGCATTGAGACAACAGGCACTTGCTGAGGAGGAGGCAGCCATGAATCAATATAAG GCAAAAGTACAGTCACCGTCCGGAGGACCGAGCACCAATCCATTCCTTGCGTCACCAACGGGTGGAAATCAAccaatagttgatttattcaGTTCCGCATCTGCTAATGAG GCTCAAAAAGCTTCAGATGATTTGCTTCAACTGGCGGGTAATCCCTTCGCAGATATGTTTGGAGCCCCTCAATCTGGTGCTCCAGTTCAATCAGCCCCGCCAGCAAATACCATGTGGATGGCCAACGGTAATG GTTTCGTCGCACCAACACCGCCAGCAAGTAATAACTTTGTTACAGATAACAACTTCTCCTCCGTATTTGGTGGTCAAGATCAACAGACGA CTGCCGCTCAAGGATCGGCCGTTCCTAATCCTTTCATGGCGGATTTTTCCGCTCCCCAACCGGTTAATACAGCATCGAGCATCGGACTGTTTGATCAGTCATCAGTATCAGATCAACAAAAGGGCGGAGACCTTTTCAGTGCTGGGGGACAGGCTGATTTATTCGGTGGTGAATCAGCAGATAATAAAGTTGATACAAGTGAAATGGATTACTCTGGTGTACAATCAGGTATCCAGGTCGCTGGTATTAATGCCAAATCAACTGCTACTCCACCACCAAGACCGCCTCCTCCCTCAGCTGGTAGTAATGATACACCACGTGCAGCATCACCATCGGGTGGTGCAACATCGAGTAAAAGTGCATTCGACGATTTGAATGATAGTATACGTATGGCTCTGGGTGGGTCTCCGTCTCGTCCATCGCCCGCTGTGCAACAACCACCACACGTACAACAAATAACACAACAGCAATTAACACAACAGCAAGGCTTTGGAGTGTTTGATGTGACTGGTGGTGGTGTACAAGCGGGAACTGGACAAACCGTTGTCGGTACTGTAACCGGTTATGGTGTTCCCACCACCCAAGTACCCGTTGGATACGGCTCTCCGGTCAAGCAGCCAATGGCAG GTTTCGATGGTGTGGGCTCGGTGTTATTGCCATCTTCTACGACTGTGTCTGGAGCTAATAACGTTTCAGCTGCCGGACAAACTGGGGCTTCTACTGGGGGGAGCAAAGTACTCACTGGGGATCTTGATAGCAGTTTGGCGAGTCTCGCACAGAATCTTAGCATCAATAAGAGTGCACAGCCTCAAGTCAA GGGAATGCAATGGAACTCGCCAAAAAATACAGCAAAAACTGGAGGACCCGCTGGCTGGACACCTCAACCGATGGCAGCCACCACTGGTGCCGGCTATCGACCGATG GGCCAAGGAATGACGCAACTTCCTCCAGCCACCACTTTTGGCTTTCCCACCCAGTCTGCACCATTG
- the Lap gene encoding phosphatidylinositol-binding clathrin assembly protein isoform X12, translating into MAGQTINDRLLAARHSIAGQGLAKSVCKATTEEMIGPKKKHLDYLIHCTNEPNVSIPQLANLLVERSQNTNWTVVFKALITVHHMMCYGNERFTQYLASSNSTFQLSNFLDKSGVQGIRDRINVPVNELSLFLRYDMSPFIRRYAKYLNEKAMSYRSVAFDFCKVKRGKEDGTLRTMNAEKLLKTLPVLQAQLDALLEFDCSANDLTNGVISMCFMLLFRDLIRLFACYNDGIINLLEKYFDMNKKQCRDALDLYKKFLIRMDRVGEFLKVAENVGIDKGDIPDLTKAPSSLLDALEQHLASLEGKKGSAANTPTQSASSNRTNVKSGVSALSSTSTAFGTAASNARLDQTGNGHIDEALRQQALAEEEAAMNQYKAKVQSPSGGPSTNPFLASPTGGNQPIVDLFSSASANEAQKASDDLLQLAGNPFADMFGAPQSGAPVQSAPPANTMWMANGNGFVAPTPPASNNFVTDNNFSSVFGGQDQQTTAAQGSAVPNPFMADFSAPQPVNTASSIGLFDQSSVSDQQKGGDLFSAGGQADLFGGESADNKVDTSEMDYSGVQSGIQVAGINAKSTATPPPRPPPPSAGSNDTPRAASPSGGATSSKSAFDDLNDSIRMALGGSPSRPSPAVQQPPHVQQITQQQLTQQQGFGVFDVTGGGVQAGTGQTVVGTVTGYGVPTTQVPVGYGSPVKQPMAGFDGVGSVLLPSSTTVSGANNVSAAGQTGASTGGSKVLTGDLDSSLASLAQNLSINKSAQPQVKGMQWNSPKNTAKTGGPAGWTPQPMAATTGAGYRPMGMQGMPMGMQGMRPMMGGIPGAPAAPGGMMVAGGNAPMMMPGSNPMMGATIQQQPPQSNQAQGNAVQLDPFGAL; encoded by the exons ATGGCTGGACAGACCATCAACGACAGGCTTTTGGCAGCCAGACACAGTATTGCCGGTCAGGGATTGGCGAAATCGGTATGCAAGGCCACCACCGAGGAGATGATAGGACCCAAGAAGAAACACTTGGACT ATTTAATACACTGTACGAATGAGCCGAATGTCTCTATACCCCAATTGGCAAATCTCCTGGTGGAACGTTCGCAGAACACAAACTGGACAGTCGTATTTAAAGCTCTAATTACGGTTCACCATATGATGTGCTATGGAAACGAG AGATTCACGCAGTACCTCGCTTCGAGCAACAGCACGTTCCAGCTCAGCAATTTCCTGGACAAAAGCGGTGTGCAAG GAATTCGGGATAGGATTAACGTTCCGGTGAATGAACTAAGCCTCTTCTTAA GGTACGATATGTCACCTTTTATCAGACGATACGCTAAATACTTGAATGAGAAGGCGATGTCTTACAGAAGTGTAGCCTTTGATTTCTGCAAAGTCAAGAGAGG GAAGGAGGATGGCACATTACGTACAATGAATGCCGAGAAACTACTCAAGACATTACCAGTGTTGCAAGCACAACTCGATGCACTACTTGAATTCGACTGTTCTGCTAACGATCTTACGAATGGCGTCATCAGTATGTGCTTCATGCTCCTCTTCAGAGACCTGATAAGGCTCTTTGCTTGCTATAACGAtggaattataaatttattgg AAAAGTATTTTGATATGAATAAGAAGCAGTGCCGCGATGCCCTGGATTTGTACAAAAAATTCTTAATACGAATGGACAGAgttggagaatttttgaaaGTTGCTGAG AATGTTGGCATCGACAAGGGAGACATTCCGGATTTGACGAAGGCACCAAGCAGCCTATTGGACGCTTTGGAACAACATCTAGCTTCCTTAGAGGGGAAAAAAGGCTCTGCTGCCAATACACCCACTCAGTCCGCCAG CAGCAATAGAACGAATGTAAAGTCGGGAGTGTCCGCACTATCTTCCACCAGTACGGCGTTCGGAACAGCAGCTAGCAATGCACGTCTTGATCAGACTGGAAATGGGCATATTGATGAGGCATTGAGACAACAGGCACTTGCTGAGGAGGAGGCAGCCATGAATCAATATAAG GCAAAAGTACAGTCACCGTCCGGAGGACCGAGCACCAATCCATTCCTTGCGTCACCAACGGGTGGAAATCAAccaatagttgatttattcaGTTCCGCATCTGCTAATGAG GCTCAAAAAGCTTCAGATGATTTGCTTCAACTGGCGGGTAATCCCTTCGCAGATATGTTTGGAGCCCCTCAATCTGGTGCTCCAGTTCAATCAGCCCCGCCAGCAAATACCATGTGGATGGCCAACGGTAATG GTTTCGTCGCACCAACACCGCCAGCAAGTAATAACTTTGTTACAGATAACAACTTCTCCTCCGTATTTGGTGGTCAAGATCAACAGACGA CTGCCGCTCAAGGATCGGCCGTTCCTAATCCTTTCATGGCGGATTTTTCCGCTCCCCAACCGGTTAATACAGCATCGAGCATCGGACTGTTTGATCAGTCATCAGTATCAGATCAACAAAAGGGCGGAGACCTTTTCAGTGCTGGGGGACAGGCTGATTTATTCGGTGGTGAATCAGCAGATAATAAAGTTGATACAAGTGAAATGGATTACTCTGGTGTACAATCAGGTATCCAGGTCGCTGGTATTAATGCCAAATCAACTGCTACTCCACCACCAAGACCGCCTCCTCCCTCAGCTGGTAGTAATGATACACCACGTGCAGCATCACCATCGGGTGGTGCAACATCGAGTAAAAGTGCATTCGACGATTTGAATGATAGTATACGTATGGCTCTGGGTGGGTCTCCGTCTCGTCCATCGCCCGCTGTGCAACAACCACCACACGTACAACAAATAACACAACAGCAATTAACACAACAGCAAGGCTTTGGAGTGTTTGATGTGACTGGTGGTGGTGTACAAGCGGGAACTGGACAAACCGTTGTCGGTACTGTAACCGGTTATGGTGTTCCCACCACCCAAGTACCCGTTGGATACGGCTCTCCGGTCAAGCAGCCAATGGCAG GTTTCGATGGTGTGGGCTCGGTGTTATTGCCATCTTCTACGACTGTGTCTGGAGCTAATAACGTTTCAGCTGCCGGACAAACTGGGGCTTCTACTGGGGGGAGCAAAGTACTCACTGGGGATCTTGATAGCAGTTTGGCGAGTCTCGCACAGAATCTTAGCATCAATAAGAGTGCACAGCCTCAAGTCAA GGGAATGCAATGGAACTCGCCAAAAAATACAGCAAAAACTGGAGGACCCGCTGGCTGGACACCTCAACCGATGGCAGCCACCACTGGTGCCGGCTATCGACCGATG